One segment of Bradyrhizobium sp. CB2312 DNA contains the following:
- a CDS encoding aminopeptidase has product MTDHRNSAAPIDPAKLDRLAEVAVKVGLGLRPGQDLLLTAPAIALPLVRRIAVHAYKAGAGIVTPILSDEEMTLARYRHGHDDSFDRAAGWLYEGMAKAFSDNTARLAIVGDNPMLLSGEDPSKVARASKANSMAYQPALEKIVNFDTNWNIIAYPSPSWAKQVFPNDPEDVAIGKLADAIFAASRVDREDAIGNWASHNAVLRERNNWLNGQRFRALQYSGPGTDLTIGLADGHEWEGGASLSKNGISCNANIPTEEVFTTPHCRRVYGHVVSSKPLSYQGTLIDNIAVRFEDGKIVDAKASRGAEVLNKVLDTDEGARRLGEVALVPHSSPISQSGLLFYNTLFDENAASHIALGQCYSKCFVNGAQLTPQQIAAQGGNQSLIHIDWMIGTAETDIDGILADGSKVPVFRKGEWAK; this is encoded by the coding sequence ATGACTGATCACCGCAATTCCGCCGCTCCCATCGATCCCGCGAAACTCGACCGGCTGGCCGAGGTGGCGGTGAAGGTGGGCCTGGGCTTGCGGCCGGGACAGGATCTGCTCTTGACGGCGCCCGCGATCGCGCTGCCGCTGGTGCGGCGGATCGCCGTGCATGCCTACAAGGCCGGCGCCGGCATCGTGACGCCGATCCTGTCGGACGAGGAGATGACGCTGGCGCGCTACCGCCACGGTCACGACGACAGTTTCGACCGCGCCGCCGGCTGGCTCTATGAGGGCATGGCCAAGGCATTCTCCGACAACACGGCGCGGCTCGCCATCGTCGGCGACAATCCGATGCTGCTGTCGGGCGAGGATCCGTCCAAGGTCGCGCGCGCCAGCAAGGCCAATTCGATGGCCTATCAGCCGGCGCTGGAAAAGATCGTCAATTTCGACACCAACTGGAATATCATCGCCTATCCGAGCCCGTCCTGGGCCAAGCAGGTGTTTCCGAACGATCCGGAAGACGTCGCGATCGGCAAGCTCGCGGATGCGATCTTCGCGGCGTCGCGCGTCGACCGCGAGGACGCGATCGGCAATTGGGCGAGCCACAATGCGGTGCTGCGCGAGCGCAACAACTGGCTCAACGGCCAGCGCTTTCGCGCGTTGCAATATTCGGGACCCGGCACCGACCTCACCATCGGGCTCGCCGACGGTCATGAATGGGAAGGCGGCGCCTCGCTCTCCAAGAACGGCATCAGCTGCAACGCCAACATCCCGACCGAGGAGGTCTTCACCACGCCGCATTGCCGGCGCGTCTACGGCCATGTCGTGAGCTCGAAGCCGCTGTCCTATCAGGGCACGCTGATCGACAACATCGCGGTGCGCTTCGAGGACGGCAAGATCGTCGACGCAAAAGCTTCGCGCGGCGCGGAGGTGCTGAACAAGGTGCTCGACACCGACGAGGGTGCGCGACGCCTCGGCGAGGTGGCGCTGGTGCCGCATTCCTCACCGATCTCGCAAAGCGGACTGTTGTTCTACAACACGCTGTTTGACGAGAACGCGGCCTCGCACATCGCGCTCGGCCAGTGCTATTCGAAGTGCTTCGTCAACGGCGCGCAGCTGACGCCGCAGCAGATCGCCGCCCAAGGCGGCAACCAGAGCCTGATCCACATCGACTGGATGATCGGCACCGCCGAAACCGACATCGACGGCATCCTGGCTGACGGCAGCAAGGTGCCGGTGTTCCGCAAGGGCGAGTGGGCGAAGTAG
- a CDS encoding winged helix-turn-helix domain-containing tetratricopeptide repeat protein encodes MQFLFRDHLLDTDRRELSREQVPVAVEPQVFDLVVHLMENRDRVVSKDELIDKIWHGRSVSESTLTSRINAARKAIGDSGANQALIRTIARKGFRFVGDVQTQFGAAEPGRIAAAPQITLALPDRPAIAVLPFTNMSGDREQDYFSDGISEDIITALSKLRCFFVVARNSSFIYKGRAVHIHEVARELGVRYVLEGSVRRSGERLRISAQLNDVSTGSHLWAERYDRELADIFAVQDEITEAIVAAIEPQLYAAESFRAQQKPPGSLDAWDLVMRALSHYWRITREDNAAAQGLLEKAIAIDPAYGKALGLFATSHIFGAHMGWADMAMTVPVAERAAVAAVAADRDDAWAHHGLGYTYLFRRRFDDALAEFELVLKLNPNFAMAHAFHGVTLCYAGRWQDGDAAARRALRLSPRDPLAAIYCGVVAYAQFIGHNYEASMQMARESMRQRADFVGAHRVLTAAAGMSGDPELAASALQGLNRAQPGISLAWITRELPMLRAEDREHYLEGLRRAGMR; translated from the coding sequence GTGCAGTTTCTGTTCCGGGATCACCTTCTCGACACCGACCGGCGCGAGCTGAGCCGCGAGCAGGTTCCCGTGGCCGTGGAGCCGCAGGTTTTCGATCTCGTCGTCCACCTCATGGAAAATCGCGATCGCGTCGTCAGCAAGGACGAGCTGATCGACAAGATCTGGCACGGGCGCAGCGTCTCCGAATCCACCCTGACCAGCCGGATCAACGCGGCGCGGAAGGCGATCGGCGACAGCGGCGCGAACCAGGCCCTGATCCGCACCATCGCGCGCAAAGGCTTCCGCTTCGTCGGCGACGTCCAGACCCAGTTCGGCGCGGCCGAGCCCGGCCGTATTGCCGCAGCGCCGCAGATCACGCTCGCGCTGCCCGACCGGCCCGCGATCGCGGTGCTGCCCTTCACCAACATGAGCGGCGATCGCGAGCAGGATTATTTTTCCGACGGCATCAGCGAGGACATCATCACCGCGCTGTCGAAGCTGCGCTGCTTCTTCGTCGTCGCGCGCAACTCCTCCTTCATCTACAAGGGCCGCGCCGTGCACATCCACGAGGTCGCGCGCGAGCTCGGCGTGCGCTACGTGCTCGAAGGCAGCGTGCGGCGGAGCGGCGAGCGGCTGCGCATTTCGGCGCAGCTCAACGACGTCTCGACCGGCAGCCATCTCTGGGCCGAGCGCTACGACCGCGAGCTCGCCGACATCTTTGCCGTGCAGGACGAGATCACCGAGGCGATCGTCGCCGCGATCGAGCCGCAGCTCTATGCCGCCGAGAGTTTTCGCGCGCAGCAGAAGCCGCCGGGGAGCCTGGATGCCTGGGACCTCGTGATGCGCGCGCTGTCGCATTACTGGCGCATCACGCGCGAGGACAATGCCGCCGCGCAAGGCCTGCTGGAAAAGGCTATTGCGATCGATCCCGCCTATGGTAAGGCGCTCGGCCTGTTCGCAACCAGCCATATCTTCGGCGCGCATATGGGCTGGGCCGACATGGCCATGACCGTGCCGGTCGCCGAGCGCGCCGCGGTCGCAGCGGTGGCGGCCGATCGCGACGACGCCTGGGCCCATCACGGCCTCGGCTATACGTATCTCTTCCGCCGCCGCTTCGACGACGCGCTGGCGGAGTTCGAGCTGGTGCTAAAACTCAATCCGAATTTCGCGATGGCGCACGCCTTCCATGGCGTGACGCTGTGCTACGCGGGAAGATGGCAGGACGGCGATGCCGCCGCGCGCCGCGCGCTGCGGCTCAGCCCGCGTGATCCGCTGGCCGCGATCTATTGCGGCGTTGTCGCCTATGCCCAGTTCATCGGCCACAACTATGAGGCATCCATGCAGATGGCGCGGGAATCGATGCGGCAGCGGGCCGATTTCGTCGGCGCCCATCGCGTGCTGACGGCGGCGGCCGGCATGTCGGGCGATCCCGAGCTCGCGGCCTCCGCGCTGCAAGGTCTGAACCGTGCCCAGCCTGGCATCTCGCTCGCCTGGATCACGCGCGAGCTGCCGATGCTGCGGGCCGAGGATCGCGAGCATTACCTGGAAGGATTGCGGCGCGCGGGGATGAGGTAG
- the mddA gene encoding methanethiol S-methyltransferase, with amino-acid sequence MTQIDHQVHSIGPDIAGSRVFKFIAFLYGIAAYLVFFVTILYAIGFVMGLVVPKTIDTGTDTPTAEAVIINLLLMTLFAVQHSVMARQRFKAWWTQFVPKAVERSTYVLFASLSLLLLFWQWRPLPSVVWDVGNPDLAVTMVTLSFAGWVLVFMSTYMINHFELFGLSQVTNHLVGKEEAPVRFKTPMLYKFVRHPIYLGFIIAFWAAPVMTVGHLLFAAVTTMYIFVGIALEEHDLIGLFGDEYRQYKQRVSMLIPWRRSV; translated from the coding sequence ATGACCCAAATTGATCATCAGGTTCATTCGATCGGCCCGGACATTGCGGGCTCACGCGTTTTCAAGTTCATCGCCTTTCTGTACGGAATTGCGGCATATCTCGTGTTTTTCGTCACCATTCTCTACGCTATCGGCTTCGTGATGGGGCTGGTGGTGCCGAAGACGATCGACACCGGAACCGACACGCCGACGGCCGAGGCCGTCATCATCAACTTGCTGCTGATGACCCTGTTTGCCGTTCAGCACAGCGTGATGGCGCGTCAGCGCTTCAAGGCATGGTGGACGCAATTCGTCCCCAAGGCGGTGGAGCGCTCGACCTACGTCCTGTTCGCGAGCCTGTCATTGCTGCTCCTGTTCTGGCAGTGGCGTCCGTTGCCATCGGTCGTATGGGACGTCGGCAATCCGGACCTTGCCGTGACCATGGTCACGCTGTCGTTCGCCGGCTGGGTGCTGGTGTTCATGAGCACCTACATGATCAACCATTTCGAGTTGTTCGGCCTCAGCCAGGTGACCAACCATCTCGTCGGCAAGGAGGAGGCGCCGGTGCGCTTCAAGACGCCGATGCTCTACAAGTTCGTCCGTCATCCGATCTATCTCGGCTTCATCATCGCGTTCTGGGCGGCGCCTGTGATGACCGTCGGCCACCTGCTGTTCGCGGCCGTGACCACGATGTACATTTTCGTCGGCATCGCGCTGGAGGAGCACGATCTCATCGGCCTCTTTGGCGACGAATACCGGCAGTACAAACAACGGGTTTCGATGCTTATTCCCTGGCGCCGGTCAGTATAG
- a CDS encoding GFA family protein: MKHVGNCFCGAVTIEVTGEPAAMGYCHCRSCRSWSGGPVNAFSLWKPEAVRITEGAQHVETFVKTPLSQRKYCRKCGGHLMTNHPPLDLIDVFTATIPTLAFTPGVHVNYAETVLPMRDGLPKLKDFPAEFGGSGEMMQE; the protein is encoded by the coding sequence ATGAAACATGTCGGAAACTGCTTCTGTGGCGCGGTCACGATCGAGGTCACGGGGGAGCCGGCGGCGATGGGCTATTGCCATTGCCGCTCCTGCCGGTCGTGGTCGGGCGGACCGGTGAACGCCTTCAGCCTGTGGAAGCCCGAAGCGGTGCGCATCACCGAAGGCGCCCAGCACGTCGAGACTTTTGTGAAGACGCCGCTCAGCCAGCGCAAATATTGCAGGAAGTGCGGCGGCCATCTCATGACCAACCATCCGCCGCTCGACTTGATCGACGTCTTCACCGCGACCATCCCGACGCTCGCGTTTACGCCGGGCGTCCACGTCAACTATGCCGAGACCGTGCTGCCGATGCGCGACGGGCTGCCGAAGCTGAAGGATTTCCCCGCCGAGTTCGGCGGCAGCGGCGAGATGATGCAGGAGTAG
- a CDS encoding DUF2147 domain-containing protein — MNLLLRFVLRIAITIVLMAFGDRAGAAAPPDPSGTWLVEDGRARIRLERCGPSRDRICGFIVWMKEPADKRGQPYRDSQNPDPDKRARALLGHQFIMGLQATAEGRFAGEIYNAEDGRSYSVSLWRESPDRLKLKGCLIRFLCQTQTWQQTLDVLPGQLVGLTGDLNGPRADKEWAAVPAPKPIQVKTK; from the coding sequence ATGAACCTCCTGCTTCGCTTCGTGCTGCGCATCGCGATCACGATCGTGCTGATGGCCTTTGGCGACCGCGCCGGCGCCGCCGCACCGCCGGATCCGAGCGGCACCTGGCTGGTCGAGGACGGCCGCGCCCGCATCCGGCTCGAGCGCTGCGGTCCCTCGCGCGATCGCATCTGCGGCTTCATCGTCTGGATGAAAGAGCCCGCCGACAAGCGCGGCCAGCCTTATCGCGACAGCCAGAATCCGGATCCCGACAAGCGCGCCCGGGCGCTGCTCGGCCACCAGTTCATCATGGGCTTGCAGGCGACGGCCGAGGGGCGGTTTGCGGGCGAGATCTATAATGCCGAGGACGGCAGGTCCTATTCGGTCTCGCTCTGGCGCGAGTCTCCCGACCGCCTCAAGCTGAAGGGCTGCCTCATAAGATTTCTGTGCCAGACCCAGACCTGGCAGCAGACGCTCGACGTGCTACCCGGCCAGCTCGTCGGACTGACCGGCGATCTCAACGGCCCCCGCGCCGACAAGGAATGGGCCGCCGTGCCGGCGCCGAAGCCGATCCAGGTGAAAACGAAGTAG
- a CDS encoding DUF3313 domain-containing protein — translation MDRSIALRGLGTLLFCVAAAGCASVVPVPYSEMASSAYMVPDKSDGRVPYRYSTPVDWRAYNKVILDPVVIYRGKDHQFGDMSAKDKATLAAHMQNCFADRLRGRFALVRDRGPNTLRIRLTLTGAVTNTPVLGTLSRFDVAGAVYNGVQAARDGEGTLTGSVIYGVEIFDATTSRLISAYVTKQYPGAYDIKATAGALAAATAGLDKGADALMAQLN, via the coding sequence ATGGATCGCTCGATCGCGCTGCGCGGTCTGGGAACGCTGCTGTTTTGCGTGGCCGCGGCCGGCTGCGCCTCGGTCGTGCCCGTGCCCTATTCGGAGATGGCGTCGTCGGCCTACATGGTGCCAGACAAGTCGGACGGCCGTGTGCCCTATCGCTATTCCACGCCGGTCGACTGGCGCGCCTATAATAAAGTGATCCTCGATCCCGTCGTGATCTACCGCGGCAAGGATCATCAGTTCGGCGACATGTCCGCCAAGGACAAGGCGACGCTCGCCGCCCACATGCAGAATTGCTTCGCCGACCGGCTGCGGGGCCGCTTCGCGCTGGTGCGCGATCGCGGGCCGAACACGCTGCGGATCAGGCTGACGCTTACCGGCGCCGTCACCAACACGCCCGTGCTCGGCACGCTCTCCCGCTTCGACGTCGCCGGTGCGGTCTATAACGGCGTGCAGGCCGCGCGCGACGGCGAGGGCACCTTGACCGGCTCGGTCATCTACGGCGTCGAGATCTTCGACGCCACGACCTCACGGCTGATCAGCGCCTACGTCACCAAGCAATATCCCGGCGCCTACGACATCAAGGCCACCGCAGGCGCGCTCGCAGCCGCCACCGCCGGCCTCGACAAGGGCGCCGACGCGCTGATGGCGCAACTGAACTGA
- the irr gene encoding Fur family transcriptional regulator Irr → MDMQATNIATADDSGSDCVGPELDEGMRHCLQLLVDAGLRPTRQRLALGQLLFLRGHRHVTAESLYEEAMAANAYLSLATVYNTLNQFTEAGLLRRIAADGIKSFFDTDTSVHPHFYLEGEDVLVDVADGLAFTRMPEALPGHEIARLDVIVHLRRKSM, encoded by the coding sequence ATGGACATGCAGGCCACGAATATCGCTACGGCCGACGACAGCGGATCTGACTGCGTCGGACCTGAGCTTGATGAGGGCATGCGGCACTGCCTGCAATTGCTCGTCGATGCCGGCCTGCGGCCAACCCGCCAGCGCCTGGCGCTTGGCCAGTTGCTGTTCCTGCGCGGCCACCGTCACGTCACCGCGGAGAGCCTTTATGAAGAGGCAATGGCCGCGAACGCCTATCTGTCGCTTGCGACCGTCTACAACACCCTGAATCAGTTCACGGAAGCCGGCCTGTTGCGCCGGATCGCCGCTGACGGCATCAAGTCGTTCTTCGATACCGACACGTCAGTGCACCCGCACTTCTACCTCGAAGGCGAGGATGTGCTGGTCGATGTCGCCGATGGCCTCGCCTTCACCAGAATGCCCGAGGCGCTTCCCGGCCATGAGATCGCGCGGCTCGACGTCATCGTGCATCTGCGCCGAAAGAGCATGTAA
- a CDS encoding winged helix-turn-helix domain-containing tetratricopeptide repeat protein, with protein MRFLFENNVLDGDLRELTCDGAAVPLQPQVFDLLLYLVAQRARVVTKDDLISAIWSDRIVSDSALNSRINAARKAIGDDGAAQRLIKTIPRKGFRFVGEVREQSAAPLAATEPAPARPRTAADRPAIAVLAFENMSGDPAQDYFGDGISEDILTALSKQRWFMVIARNSSFTYKGRAVHIRQIAEELGVRYVVEGSVRKADNRVRITAQLNDATSGSHLWAERYDRELVDVFAVQDEITNAIAAAIEPQIHAAENFRSRRKPPASLDAWDLLVRALSHYWRVTRQDHEAARALLERAIGIDPNYGQALSVLAANHMFGVHLGWAELARVAPAAEAAALRAVRCDHEDAWAHAALGSVFFSTRRLSNALSEFEQALALNPNFSLAQGYYALALSYAGRSRDSFDAAQRAIRLSPRDPSLAIYHGIAGYARFTERHYDEAIALAREAIRHRGDLTGAYRVLAVSAGMTGDAALAESALGELRRTQPGISLHWIATQLPWASEADREHYLEGFRRAGLR; from the coding sequence GTGCGATTTCTCTTTGAAAACAACGTGCTCGACGGCGACCTGCGGGAACTGACCTGTGACGGCGCAGCCGTGCCGCTGCAGCCGCAGGTGTTCGATTTGCTGCTTTATCTGGTCGCGCAGCGCGCCCGCGTGGTCACCAAGGATGACCTGATCAGCGCGATCTGGAGCGACCGAATCGTGTCGGATTCCGCGCTGAACAGCCGGATCAACGCCGCGCGCAAGGCGATTGGCGACGATGGTGCGGCGCAGCGGCTGATCAAGACCATCCCGCGCAAGGGCTTTCGTTTCGTCGGCGAGGTCCGGGAACAATCGGCAGCGCCATTGGCGGCGACCGAGCCCGCCCCTGCCAGGCCGCGCACTGCTGCGGACCGGCCGGCGATCGCGGTGCTGGCCTTCGAGAACATGAGCGGCGATCCCGCGCAGGATTATTTCGGCGACGGCATCAGCGAGGACATCCTCACCGCGCTGTCGAAGCAACGCTGGTTCATGGTGATCGCCCGCAACTCGTCCTTCACCTACAAGGGACGCGCTGTCCATATCCGGCAGATCGCCGAGGAGCTCGGCGTCCGCTACGTCGTCGAGGGCAGCGTGCGCAAGGCCGACAATCGCGTGCGCATCACCGCGCAGCTCAACGACGCCACGTCAGGCAGCCATCTCTGGGCCGAGCGCTACGACCGCGAGCTCGTCGACGTCTTCGCCGTGCAGGACGAGATCACCAACGCGATCGCCGCGGCGATCGAGCCGCAGATCCACGCGGCCGAGAATTTCCGCAGCCGTCGCAAGCCGCCCGCGAGCCTGGACGCCTGGGACCTCCTGGTGCGGGCGCTGTCGCATTACTGGCGGGTGACGCGGCAGGATCACGAGGCCGCGCGGGCGCTGCTCGAGCGCGCGATCGGGATCGATCCGAACTACGGCCAGGCATTGTCGGTGCTGGCGGCGAACCACATGTTCGGCGTGCATCTCGGCTGGGCCGAGCTCGCCCGCGTGGCGCCGGCCGCGGAAGCCGCTGCACTGAGGGCGGTGCGCTGCGACCACGAGGATGCCTGGGCGCATGCCGCGCTCGGCAGCGTGTTCTTCTCGACGCGCCGGCTTTCGAACGCGCTGTCCGAGTTCGAGCAGGCGCTCGCGCTCAATCCCAACTTCTCGCTGGCGCAGGGCTATTACGCGCTGGCGCTGTCCTATGCCGGACGCTCACGGGACTCGTTCGACGCGGCGCAGCGGGCGATCCGGCTGTCGCCGCGCGATCCCTCGCTCGCGATCTATCACGGCATCGCCGGCTATGCCCGCTTCACCGAGCGGCACTATGACGAGGCCATCGCGCTCGCGCGCGAGGCGATCCGCCACCGCGGCGACCTCACCGGCGCCTACCGCGTGCTCGCGGTGTCCGCCGGCATGACCGGCGACGCCGCGCTGGCGGAGAGCGCGCTGGGCGAGCTGCGCCGCACCCAGCCGGGCATCTCGCTGCACTGGATCGCGACGCAGCTGCCCTGGGCCAGCGAGGCCGACCGCGAGCATTACCTGGAAGGGTTCCGGCGCGCGGGGTTGAGGTGA
- a CDS encoding TetR/AcrR family transcriptional regulator, translating into MDNATRSERSRNAALEAAIAIIARDGPGRLTLDAIARESGLSKGGVMHQFRTKEAVLKALLERQMAHFEEFSAAYMAKVSKTSANPNLATQLATVREAAASPNSAALALVAAMVENPRLMALPREREMERMAAIREEATDPDLAMLRWAGAMGLLLSSLFGMSPLDKDEHQRLFARLLDDTQWTGLEQPATRAAKSAAPSAAKAATRRKRA; encoded by the coding sequence ATGGACAACGCCACCCGCTCCGAACGATCCCGCAATGCCGCGCTCGAAGCGGCCATCGCGATCATCGCGCGCGACGGTCCGGGCCGACTGACGCTCGATGCGATCGCGCGCGAGAGCGGTCTCAGCAAGGGCGGCGTGATGCACCAGTTCCGCACCAAGGAGGCGGTGCTGAAGGCGTTGCTCGAGCGCCAGATGGCGCATTTTGAGGAATTCTCGGCAGCCTATATGGCGAAGGTGAGCAAGACCTCCGCCAATCCCAATCTGGCGACCCAGCTCGCCACCGTCCGCGAAGCCGCGGCCTCGCCGAACTCCGCTGCGCTGGCGCTGGTTGCAGCCATGGTCGAGAATCCCCGCCTGATGGCGTTGCCGCGCGAGCGCGAGATGGAGAGGATGGCGGCGATCAGGGAAGAAGCCACCGATCCCGATCTTGCGATGCTGCGCTGGGCCGGCGCGATGGGCCTGCTGCTGAGCTCGCTGTTTGGCATGTCGCCGCTCGACAAGGACGAGCACCAGCGACTGTTCGCGCGCCTGCTCGATGATACGCAGTGGACCGGCCTCGAACAGCCGGCCACGCGCGCCGCCAAATCTGCGGCGCCGTCGGCGGCAAAGGCCGCAACGCGGCGCAAGCGCGCCTGA
- the pcaB gene encoding 3-carboxy-cis,cis-muconate cycloisomerase, with product MPAFPASTTVLDSMLFRDAFGTPEMREVFSDVALVGRYAEVEVALAKAEARCGVIPQEAADQIAARTDVAALDFDLLRQETDIVGYPILPLVHQMVKQCGEAGRYVHWGATTQDIMDTAVVLQLRAGLEIIERDIAELRKILADLSKRYRDTPMAGRTHLQQALPVTFGYKTAIWLAMFDRHAERLKQLKPRVLVGQFAGAAGTLASLGDKGFEVQEALCAELKLGVPASTWHVARDGFAEGVNFLALVTGSLGKIALDIMIMASTEFAELYEPFVKGRGASSTMPQKRNPISSELMLAASKAVRQHAGLMLDAMVQDFERATGPWHAEWMAIPESFVLTAGALHQAKFALAGLIVDEAKMNDNLAISRGLIVAEAVMMGLAPQIGRQEAHDVVYDACRLANEKGLTLADALSSDSRVASRIDRATIEALTSPKNYLGLAPAMVDRVLKSATR from the coding sequence ATGCCCGCTTTTCCCGCCTCCACCACCGTGCTCGACTCCATGCTGTTCCGCGACGCCTTCGGCACGCCGGAGATGCGCGAGGTGTTTTCCGACGTCGCGCTGGTCGGCCGCTATGCCGAGGTCGAGGTGGCGCTGGCGAAAGCGGAGGCGCGATGCGGCGTGATCCCGCAGGAGGCGGCCGACCAGATCGCGGCGCGGACCGACGTCGCCGCGCTCGATTTCGATCTGCTGCGGCAGGAGACCGACATCGTCGGCTATCCGATCCTCCCCCTGGTGCATCAGATGGTGAAGCAGTGCGGGGAGGCCGGCCGCTACGTGCATTGGGGCGCGACCACGCAGGACATCATGGACACCGCCGTGGTGCTGCAACTGCGCGCGGGCCTCGAGATCATCGAGCGCGACATCGCCGAGCTCCGAAAAATCCTTGCGGACCTCTCGAAGCGCTATCGCGACACGCCGATGGCCGGCCGCACCCATCTTCAGCAGGCGCTGCCGGTCACGTTCGGCTACAAGACGGCGATCTGGCTCGCGATGTTCGACCGCCACGCCGAGCGTCTGAAGCAATTGAAGCCGCGCGTCCTGGTCGGCCAGTTCGCCGGCGCTGCCGGCACGCTTGCTTCGCTCGGCGACAAGGGTTTTGAGGTGCAGGAGGCGCTCTGCGCGGAGCTGAAGCTCGGGGTGCCCGCCTCGACCTGGCATGTCGCACGCGACGGCTTTGCGGAAGGCGTGAACTTCCTCGCGCTCGTCACCGGCTCGCTCGGCAAGATCGCGCTCGACATCATGATCATGGCCTCGACCGAGTTCGCCGAGCTCTATGAGCCCTTCGTCAAGGGCCGCGGCGCCTCCTCGACCATGCCGCAGAAGCGCAACCCGATCTCCTCGGAGCTGATGCTCGCGGCAAGCAAGGCGGTGCGCCAGCACGCCGGGCTGATGCTGGACGCGATGGTGCAGGACTTCGAACGCGCCACCGGTCCCTGGCACGCCGAATGGATGGCCATCCCCGAAAGCTTTGTGCTCACCGCGGGCGCGCTGCACCAGGCCAAGTTCGCGCTCGCCGGCCTCATCGTGGACGAAGCGAAGATGAACGACAATCTCGCCATCAGCCGCGGCCTGATCGTGGCCGAAGCGGTCATGATGGGGCTCGCGCCGCAGATCGGAAGGCAGGAGGCGCATGACGTCGTCTACGACGCCTGCCGGCTCGCCAACGAGAAGGGCCTGACGCTGGCGGACGCGCTCTCGTCCGATTCCCGCGTCGCAAGCCGCATCGACCGCGCCACGATCGAGGCGCTCACCTCACCGAAAAATTACCTCGGTCTCGCGCCCGCGATGGTCGACCGGGTGCTGAAATCCGCAACGCGTTGA